A single Ascochyta rabiei chromosome 4, complete sequence DNA region contains:
- a CDS encoding THO2 plays a role in transcriptional elongation, variant 2, translating to MAPGPKRKRGDRTFSYDDSPRPSPHRPQNLPLAHTQHQNSPRGGRGGGDRRQSRGGAGMGGGGRGGYSVPQSPSVAYASPPARSPTVGAPHPPRPAQPAPSAPAPSAPAPSAPAPSNPAPSKDPVSLPSAPTREVPESNEYLTPQRVAKWNNEARQAVVQAALTAQRKGDVFTLSVVFHEIIEASMDRLLSSGELGSLVRDIVAAPPNESVDPVSTFLDTLSSLTENEHKQTLVRPMLMATDIDVGRMRSELDINLLKHLELVRGSFGKMAVRKATHALYRQSNYNLLREETEGYSKLMTEYFTTVNSEPPSHEVVSETYQRVNALIGAFDLDIGRVLDVTLDVFANLLVKHGKFFVKLLRCSAWWPEQRGLEGIEWEEPEVSTLPNWAQPESPLWYHSEEEKLQQLQLRERRDRKFWDRVGELEASRAGKGIEVFFELGARRITANNRPRDEKIHAEGATLSDQQAARKWADDWMLQTGTLPPSGNDTAAQLLGFKLQFYASDARDASDFLPDNLIHLAALLVKVGFISILDLYPHLYPPESEMSAHKRKLIEAKREKEEKESGKDNALTLSVLSDDTIQGPPAVSRLREADKSTRPESESGTPGKPSEATDAKPPLPEPADQKYQLLKSLLCIGALPEALFILGLHPWLLEVYPDLLELMSRLAHHSISKVYEAARPISPEQIPVVTKGAVSRGLSRPSDFTPRRTLRWPKPDQKDAGDGVDYRFYWEDWADNVPVCQDVDDVIKLCTTLLGLVGPECGKDTVLLTKIARIARKDFANNPSDANRQRWIRFSTTFLTPTLSFTGQNPGVVNEVWELLKQFDTATRFTIYEQWQVKGASKPIFRQFFKKVQHATSKELNKVTATNTKESGRRIAKISYSNPGIVFKNIVTRLISYPNMIDALVECSKYITFLGYDVLTWTLVTTLTNPNKEGKKGDGMFAQGWLTNLSLFIGRAYQRYTLLDPTPVLQYTTHQLLQSSGELYMLDVLEQMVKWMGGIAATGSLSESTVLSLSAGPVLRAYTLQHNLADNRHQAVTSAKRLAKCLKDRDLAPQILVALAQHVEAFIHRDDQLDAPDKVVFFNADKLHSNLFQYLEFLRAYFSEEDFDSAFPGLIEMISDYGVDPTIAFTICRASIAAKANSFRVEQQDRSSDTKNRSNSGDIAMGGAESTAVNSTATPSTAVGDGASSAPGDVEMNEAAKTESEGVLVGTTMAGLSNPEIERVTEQLRAVLPESFADHPCLSFYVTFWQLSLPDVDQNGIRDRYRETIQNWQQKAAPTHADRRYNSRIPKQDTPEQRRAKEEIAKLSKERDAVAKIAKATQDQLRVEMSKWFADVPMVGPRSDALHLALLQDCFIPRSRMSLHDAQYTSAMLHFMHSSGVPGFRTIKLLDLLFSTNKLSCIIGMYSEEESKNFGRFLNDVLRELQKWHDNKHDAYVKFAYGADRQLPGFGRKFDADRNPETHLDYNDFCQVSFKWHKALFSALKTCIESGKYTEVRNAISVLNAISSSFPKVDTMRDELQTPLEHIAKNDERDDLKISAQSTFRIFKQGKAHWRTEWQYRNIPAPPEATNGASKADSQTPQPKDAPATKLNASAPVFKSRNESNNETPLPTDSPDDNAQKRGSTPATSAVRPSDRDSSSQASTKEPDVRDSTPSQQERGDNTPVRGTPVPSAHASSGPSRMDSRATPSQGPPMGRSSHALPIRPDSQPHRPRPSDRQSDYGPPHGRHDSRPPHNDYGRLERPSDPRDRPMPGGRTPERGPGPVERRDYGRDPREYDERAMRAPPREARGPPIRGPPQWEPRDPREARDHRERLDHRGHPVVPVMEPRRTSSNSNLSQEYSSHQRDLPSSGRHQAPDRAEAPISRQPPTNLSTATDGPAINPARAALIDPAVNPARAALINEAGPPRHESPRSDRDSRRERGPRPQSPRRGDDRRGDDGGPPPQHVRHEIPYDHREERIPPHAPPSNRDRRDEMSVNSTPTGPRRPQNESVRTEMPGSSRGSREMFQPSQSSRQSYVQAQDPNYGRLNAPSEPVPSGPRGDRRETPSQLPPLSAPSGPAASNLNPNPPGVHPSRLQANFGGSGSNAPPIQTDVSSAPSGPRGSGRTPQGSLPSPGGRGPPTGPAFNNDRGPRNPNPLRAINNVLTQNAPSPTERNAPIQTLNSPVTVRGRGANRANTSGDGQSDMNSPMPPPQHTPILNSRAEGQYPRSDRQGPLGQVGGEPLDERSESRSRRTEGRREERSGRERDHEKRSEERSSRNGPSQRGEAGQEQERGSDRERREKRGSDRESSRRHGEREGERSSREVAGDRTGREPREPRERGEPREPRESKSHRSSRDEARPSGSGREERDRRSRGESGNGGDDGRKRVRDPADQPHGDMKRRR from the exons ATGGCTCCTGGTCCGAAACGAAAGCGTGGCGACCGCACCTTCTCCTACGACGATAGCCCGCGACCGTCGCCGCACCGACCACAGAATCTACCACTCGCGCATACTCAACACCAGAACAGCCCACGTGGCGGACGAGGAGGTGGAGACAGGCGGCAAAGCAGGGGAGGAGCGGGGATGGGCGGAGGAGGCCGTGGCGGTTACAGCGTACCACAAAGTCCCAGCGTCGCGTATGCTTCTCCACCAGCCAGATCCCCAACAGTAGGCGCACCCCATCCGCCTAGACCTGCTCAGCCGGCGCCATCTGCTCCGGCGCCATCTGCTCCGGCGCCATCTGCTCCGGCACCATCTAATCCAGCACCATCCAAGGACCCAGTCTCTCTGCCCTCAGCGCCGACGCGCGAAGTACCAGAGAGCAACGAGTACCTGACGCCCCAACGCGTTGCCAAATGGAACAATGAAGCACGACAAGCAGTTGTCCAAGCTGCGCTGACGGCCCAGCGTAAAGGCGATGTCTTTACGCTATCCGTCGTATTCCACGAGATCATCGAGGCGTCGATGGATCGCCTGTTGAGCTCAGGCGAGCTGGGATCGTTGGTTCGAGACATTGTCGCTGCACCCCCAAACGAGTCGGTAGACCCCGTATCCACCTTCCTCGACACGCTCAGCTCCTTGACAGAGAACGAACACAAGCAGACTTTGGTACGGCCTATGCTCATGGCAACGGATATCGATGTCGGGCGAATGCGCTCCGAACTCGATATCAACTTACTGAAACATCTTGAGCTGGTCCGTGGAAGCTTCGGGAAGATGGCCGTCCGCAAAGCCACACACGCTCTCTACCGCCAATCGAATTACAATCTCCTTCGCGAAGAGACCGAGGGCTATTCGAAGCTCATGACCgaatactttactacagtcAACAGCGAGCCACCGAGTCACGAAGTCGTTAGTGAAACATACCAGCGAGTGAATGCTCTCATTGGCGCATTCGACTTGGACATTGGCAGAGTTCTCGACGTGACACTCGATGTCTTTGCCAATTTACTCGTCAAGCATGGAAAGTTCTTCGTCAAGCTACTTCGCTGCAGCGCATGGTGGCCAGAGCAGCGGGGACTGGAGGGTATCGAGTGGGAGGAGCCGGAAGTATCGACACTTCCAAACTGGGCCCAACCAGAATCACCGTTGTGGTATCACTCTGAGGAGGAGAAGCTTCAACAACTGCAGCTACGTGAACGCCGAGACCGCAAGTTTTGGGACCGTGTTGGAGAGCTCGAAGCTTCACGAGCCGGGAAGGGCATCGAGGTCTTTTTCGAGCTTGGCGCTCGACGTATCACTGCGAACAACAGGCCGAGAGACGAGAAAATCCATGCAGAGGGCGCTACTCTTTCCGATCAACAAGCTGCACGGAAATGGGCAGATGACTGGATGTTGCAAACCGGGACATTGCCGCCTTCGGGTAATGATACCGCTGCTCAGCTTCTTGGCTTCAAGTTGCAATTCTACGCGTCTGATGCTCGCGACGCATCAGATTTCCTCCCCGACAACCTAATCCACCTGGCTGCCCTTCTCGTCAAAGTGGGATTTATCTCGATTCTAGATCTTTATCCACATCTGTATCCACCAGAGAGCGAAATGTCCGCTCACAAACGGAAGCTGATAGAAGCTAAGAGGgagaaggaagagaaggagagcgGAAAAGACAATGCATTGACACTGTCAGTGCTCTCGGACGACACTATACAAGGACCGCCTGCCGTAAGCCGCCTCAGAGAAGCCGACAAATCCACAAGGCCCGAGTCTGAGAGCGGCACTCCTGGAAAACCCAGCGAAGCCACAGATGCGAAGCCCCCACTGCCAGAGCCAGCTGATCAGAAGTACCAACTTCTTAAAAGTTTGCTCTGCATTGGCGCTTTGCCTGAAGCCTTGTTTATCCTTGGCCTCCATCCTTGGTTACTGGAGGTCTACCCGGACCTACTTGAACTTATGTCTCGTCTAGCCCATCACTCAATCAGCAAAGTCTACGAAGCAGCAAGGCCTATCTCCCCAGAGCAGATTCCAGTCGTAACAAAAGGCGCCGTTTCTCGAGGCCTTTCCCGCCCAAGCGATTTCACACCCCGACGAACACTTCGATGGCCTAAACCAGATCAGAAAGATGCAGGCGATGGTGTCGATTATCGATTCTACTGGGAAGACTGGGCTGACAATGTACCTGTTTGCCAAGACGTCGACGACGTGATCAAACTGTGTACCACCTTGCTTGGGTTGGTAGGCCCCGAGTGCGGCAAAGATACTGTTCTTTTGACAAAAATCGCACGCATAGCGAGAAAAGACTTTGCAAATAACCCATCAGATGCAAACCGACAGCGCTGGATCAGATTCTCGACAACTTTCCTCACTCCAACGCTCTCTTTCACTGGTCAGAACCCGGGTGTCGTGAATGAAGTATGGGAGCTTCTCAAGCAGTTCGACACCGCAACACGCTTTACCATATACGAACAATGGCAAGTCAAGGGAGCCAGCAAACCAATCTTCAGACAGTTCTTCAAAAAGGTGCAACACGCAACGAGTAAGGAATTGAACAAAGTCACGGCTACAAACACCAAGGAGTCCGGACGCAGGATTGCCAAGATTTCTTATTCCAATCCTGGAATCGTCTTCAAGAACATTGTCACGCGACTTATTAGCTATCCAAATATGATCGACGCCCTTGTGGAGTGCAGCAAATACATCACCTTCCTCGGGTATGACGTTCTGACTTGGACCCTCGTTACCACCCTCACGAATCCTAACAAAGAAGGAAAAAAGGGCGATGGCATGTTCGCCCAAGGCTGGCTTACCAACCTGTCTTTGTTCATTGGCAGAGCCTACCAGAGATACACCCTGCTGGATCCGACCCCGGTTTTGCAATACACGACACACCAGCTTCTACAATCTTCGGGTGAGCTGTACATGCTCGACGTCCTCGAGCAGATGGTTAAATGGATGGGTGGTATCGCAGCCACCGGCTCACTCTCGGAATCCACCGTCCTTTCGTTGAGTGCAGGGCCAGTCCTTCGCGCATACACCCTGCAGCACAACCTTGCGGACAATCGTCATCAGGCTGTTACCTCGGCCAAGCGATTAGCAAAATGCCTGAAGGACAGAGACCTGGCGCCGCAGATTCTGGTCGCGCTGGCACAGCATGTCGAGGCTTTCATTCATCGCGATGATCAGCTTGATGCTCCTGACAAAGTGGTCTTCTTCAACGCTGATAAACTGCATTCGAACCTCTTTCAATATCTCGAATTCCTTCGCGCCTACTTCTCGGAGGAAGATTTCGACAGCGCTTTCCCAGGTTTGATCGAAATGATCTCTGATTATGGCGTGGACCCAACTATTGCTTTCACCATTTGCCGTGCAAGCATAGCTGCGAAAGCAAACTCTTTCAGGGTTGAGCAACAAGACAGGTCTTCAGATACCAAAAACCGGAGCAACAGTGGAGACATCGCAATGGGAGGAGCAGAGAGCACAGCAGTCAACAGCACTGCTACTCCCTCTACCGCTGTAGGCGATGGTGCCTCTAGTGCGCCTGGAGATGTTGAGATGAACGAGGCCGCTAAGACTGAATCCGAGGGCGTTTTGGTGGGAACGACTATGGCCGGTCTTTCGAATCCCGAGATCGAAAGAGTAACGGAACAGTTGAGAGCAGTACTGCCCGAGTCTTTTGCAGATCATCCTTGCCTGTCGTTCTATGTCACATTCTGGCAATTGTCTCTTCCCGACGTCGATCAGAATGGTATTAGAGATCGATACCGCGAGACGATCCAGAATTGGCAACAAAAAGCCGCCCCTACGCACGCAGACCGTCGATACAACTCGCGCATTCCTAAGCAGGACACGCCAGAACAGCGACGCGCAAAAGAAGAGATCGCGAAGCTAAGCAAGGAGCGAGACGCTGTTGCGAAGATCGCCAAGGCTACTCAGGATCAGTTGCGGGTCGAAATGAGCAAGTGGTTCGCAGACGTGCCTATGGTCGGTCCTCGATCTGACGCTCTTCACTTGGCCCTGTTGCAGGACTGCTTCATCCCCCGCAGCCGCATGTCTCTGCACGATGCGCAATACACTTCCGCTATGCTACATTTCATGCACAGCTCTGGAGTGCCTGGGTTCCGTACAATCAAGCTGCTCGACCTTCTCTTTTCCACCAACAAGCTCAGCTGTATCATCGGCATGTACTCGGAAGAAGAGTCGAAAAACTTCGGTCGGTTTCTCAATGATGTTCTTCGAGAGCTTCAGAAGTGGCATGACAACAAGCACGATGCCTATGTCAAGTTCGCGTACGGCGCGGATAGGCAATTGCCTGGATTTGGCAGAAAGTTTGATGCCGATCGCAACCCAGAGACTCATCTTGACTACAATGACTTCTGTCAAGTGTCCTTCAAGTGGCACAAGGCTTTGTTCAGCGCGCTCAAGACTTGCATTGAAAGCGGCAAGTACACAGAGGTTCGCAATGCGATCAGTGTGTTGAACGCCATCTCTTCAAGCTTTCCTAAGGTTGACACCATGCGTGACGAGCTCCAAACACCACTGGAGCACATTGCTAAAAACGACGAAAGGGATGACCTTAAGATCTCCGCGCAATCGACATTCCGGATATTCAAGCAAGGCAAAGCTCACTGGCGGACAGAATGGCAGTACCGTAAT ATTCCTGCCCCACCGGAAGCCACCAACGGCGCCAGCAAAGCCGACTCTCAGACACCGCAACCGAAAGACGCTCCTGCAACAAAGCTTAACGCCAGCGCGCCTGTGTTCAAGTCCAGAAACGAATC AAACAATGAGACGCCACTACCTACAGACAGCCCCGACGACAACGCCCAGAAGCGAGGTTCAACGCCAGCAACATCAGCAGTTCGTCCTAGCGATAGGGACTCTTCTTCTCAGGCAAGTACCAAAGAGCCTGATGTTAGGGACTCTACTCCATCGCAGCAAGAGCGGGGTGACAATACACCTGTTAGGGGCACACCTGTCCCATCTGCCCATGCCTCTTCCGGACCTTCTCGAATGGACAGCAGGGCCACGCCGAGCCAAGGCCCTCCAATGGGCAGATCCTCTCATGCTTTGCCCATTAGACCAGATTCTCAACCTCACAGACCTCGCCCCTCTGACCGTCAGTCCGATTACGGCCCTCCCCATGGCCGACACGACAGCCGGCCGCCTCATAACGACTATGGGCGTCTTGAGCGCCCGAGCGATCCTCGCGACCGACCTATGCCTGGTGGCAGAACCCCTGAGAGGGGCCCCGGTCCTGTAGAACGCCGTGATTATGGCAGAGACCCTAGGGAGTACGATGAGCGAGCCATGCGAGCGCCGCCAAGGGAAGCTAGGGGTCCCCCTATCCGTGGGCCTCCTCAGTGGGAGCCTAGAGATCCGAGAGAAGCCAGAGACCATCGAGAGCGACTCGACCACCGGGGGCATCCTGTGGTACCTGTCATGGAGCCCAGAAGGACATCCTCAAACTCAAACCTGTCGCAAGAGTACTCCTCGCACCAACGTGACTTGCCGTCGTCTGGCAGGCACCAAGCCCCGGACAGGGCAGAAGCACCAATCTCGCGACAACCGCCTACCAATCTGTCGACAGCCACCGATGGCCCTGCAATCAATCCGGCTCGTGCAGCTTTGATAGATCCTGCAGTCAATCCAGCGCGTGCTGCTCTAATCAACGAAGCGGGACCTCCCAGGCACGAGTCCCCTCGATCTGACCGCGACAGCCGTCGCGAGAGAGGACCGCGTCCGCAGTCTCCTAGAAGGGGAGATGATCGTCGTGGGGACGATGGCGGCCCGCCACCTCAACACGTCCGTCACGAAATTCCTTATGATCATCGGGAGGAGCGAATACCTCCCCACGCACCCCCTTCGAATCGTGACCGCCGGGACGAAATGAGTGTCAACAGCACGCCTACGGGTCCTCGTAGGCCGCAGAATGAGTCTGTTCGGACTGAGATGCCGGGTTCGTCTCGCGGTTCTCGCGAGATGTTCCAGCCTTCACAGTCTTCACGCCAATCGTACGTTCAAGCGCAGGACCCCAACTACGGTAGGCTTAATGCGCCTTCCGAACCCGTCCCTTCTGGGCCGCGTG GTGATCGTCGCGAGACGCCATCCCAGCTACCACCACTAAGCGCCCCTTCAGGTCCAGCAGCATCGAATTTGAACCCAAATCCTCCGGGTGTACATCCTAGTCGACTGCAGGCAAACTTCGGTGGTAGTGGGTCCAACGCTCCACCTATACAAACGGATGTTTCAAGCGCGCCAAGTGGCCCTCGTGGCTCGGGTAGGACGCCTCAAGGGTCCTTGCCCTCCCCAGGAGGCAGGGGCCCACCGACAGGACCTGCGTTCAACAATGACCGAGGACCACGTAATCCCAACCCCTTGCGAGCTATTAACAACGTCCTAACGCAGAATGCACCATCACCCACCGAGCGGAACGCGCCCATTCAGACTCTGAACTCTCCGGTCACTGTACGTGGTCGAGGTGCCAATCGTGCCAACACTTCTGGCGATGGACAGAGCGATATGAATAGTCCCATGCCGCCGCCGCAACACACGCCGATACTCAACTCTCGAGCCGAAGGTCAGTATCCTAGGAGCGATAGGCAAGGTCCGTTGGGGCAGGTGGGTGGCGAACCCCTGGATGAACGATCGGAATCACGCAGCCGTCGTACTGAAGGCAGACGAGAGGAGCGGTCCGGACGCGAACGAGATCATGAGAAGCGATCAGAAGAACGAAGCAGCCGAAATGGGCCGAGTCAACGAGGAGAAGCAGGCCAGGAACAAGAACGAGGATCTGACCGGGAGCGTCGCGAAAAGAGGGGTAGTGACAGGGAGAGCAGCAGACGGCATGGTGAGCGGGAAGGCGAACGGTCAAGCCGCGAAGTAGCAGGAGACCGAACGGGACGCGAGCCTCGCGAACCACGCGAAAGGGGTGAACCACGGGAACCACGCGAAAGCAAGTCTCATCGCAGCTCTCGCGACGAGGCTCGCCCATCAGGATCAGGACGGGAAGAGCGCGACCGACGCAGCAGAGGTGAAAGTGGAAATGGGGGAGACGACGGACGAAAACGAGTTCGTGATCCTGCGGACCAGCCACATGGCGACATGAAGCGCAGACGATAG